The genomic interval GCCGCCACCACCACCATCACCGGGACCGCAGGCTACGGCTGGCTCGGCGCCAAACAACGCTCCACCAGCACCGCCACCGCCGGCCTGACCCTCATGGGCGACCGCTACTACAACCCCACCCGAGGCCTGTTCACCAGCCTCGATCCCGAACCCGGCGGCAACCCCAACGCCTACGGCTACCCACCAGACCCCATCAACATGTACGACCTCGACGGACACTGGGGATGGGGCGACACTCTTGGGGCTGTGGCGCTGGGGGCATGTGTCCTTGCCTCGGCAGGCTTGTGCGGCGCAGCCACCTTGGCGGTAGTGGCCTACTCGGGCTACAGCAATGCGATGAGCGCCGTCAGGCACGAAAAGTCCTGGGGTCAGGCCGCCTTCGACTTTGGTGTTGATGCTTTCCTGGGGAAGTTCCTGAAGCCCGCCAGGTCCGCATACCTTATCGGCCGACATGCGCGCAGCTCATTTAAGATGGCCAAGGGTGTCAGGGGCGTCACCCGGGCGATGTACAGAAATGCGAAAGGAAGGAGCCGCTATGCGGCGCGGCATCGCAGTGGTCGTCGACTCGGGTCGGCCCTGAGGCACTCTGGGTCGGAGTACCATGCGCACTGGCGGCTTCGTAGGCGTCGTCTTGTCTGGCGAGGAGGCCTGCAAGGGGCTGCCTTTGCAGGGAACTTCCACCGATCGAATCGAAAATCGCGAGGTAGGTCAATATGGTGATCTACGAGGACCACAACGGTCACGGAAGTATCGTGACGGGAGGTGTCCTGATACTCTCGCCTTACATTATAGGCGCAGTGCTGGTGAGAGGATTCCCTGCCTGGAGTATTCAATTCTGGGTCGGCACTGGCTTGATCGTCGGATATTCCGCTTGGTGGGCATATTTCATATATCGAGTGCTGCATCCAGTGGAAGGAGGTGCCCTCGATCGTATTATGGAACGTCTCCTCAAAGATGATGATGAATAGCCGGGTGGTGTCCGAGGTGAGTGGTGCCGTGCTGTGCCTGGGGCCCGGTCGGCAGGAGGGGACACCGGCTCCCTGATCCCGACGGGGGAGCCGGTTACCGCCATCGCCTCGCCATGGCGTCTTTGTCGTGGTCGGGATCACGCTGGGTCCTGGCGTCGGGGAGCCTTCGTCCCGACGCCAGGACCGGTGCCGGTTCTGGGTGCGTCGTGGCATGGTTCACGGGGTCGGAGGTTGGCCGTCGGCGTATGCGTTGGGGAAGAGGCCTTCGGGGGTGCTTCGTAGGGCAGTGGTGTGTCGAGATCAGCGGTGTCTTTGGATTTGGCGAATGGGCCGAGTGGGCTGGCGAGGATGCTCATGTGGTGGTCGGCGTGGTCGCGGAGCCAGGTGGAGATGCCGGTGGCGGGGTTGAGGCGGAGGTGTTCCCAGGCTCGCCACATGGCTTCGAGGCGGATGATAGCTTTGGCTGATTCCCACCAGCGGGCGGACCAGCGCAGCTCGGCGCGTCCTTCTTCGCCGACGCGGCGGCGGTAGGTCGGCATCAGGAACTCACGCACGAACTGGTCGACGCTGCCGTAGTAGAGCGAGGGGGCGTGTCGGGGCCGTTGGTCGCTTGTCTGGTCGATGACGGGCTCATCACCGTGGACTGCCTGGCAGGTGGGGGGGTTCAGCTCGGCTTCGGCGGCCTCGGAGGCCGCTACCTTGAGGGCTTGGAGCCGGTCGGGGGTCAAGATCTTTCCTCGATCATCTCGCTTCCCCAGCAGATGCTGGATTGAGCGTGTCCAAGAACCGGGGTCAGGCCCCCTGGGCCAAGAAGAACTTTCCAGCCTGACCCGGCCCCCGGGCGGAGCACCGATAGGTC from Arsenicicoccus dermatophilus carries:
- a CDS encoding DUF4913 domain-containing protein yields the protein MTPDRLQALKVAASEAAEAELNPPTCQAVHGDEPVIDQTSDQRPRHAPSLYYGSVDQFVREFLMPTYRRRVGEEGRAELRWSARWWESAKAIIRLEAMWRAWEHLRLNPATGISTWLRDHADHHMSILASPLGPFAKSKDTADLDTPLPYEAPPKASSPTHTPTANLRPREPCHDAPRTGTGPGVGTKAPRRQDPA